The segment AACTCTTCTGAGGATTCATCTGCTGTAGACATTCCAAATTTGGTAGTTTCTACATCTTCTGAGCCAGTTGTCTGTTTAATTGTTATTAGAGGTGTTTCAGTTGTAAACTCTTTTGTAGATTTTGCTGTCGTAGACACTCCAGATATAGTAGTTCCTACATTACCAAAGCCAGTTGTTTGTGGAATTGTGGTCAAAACTGTTTCAGTTGACAACACTTCTGTCATAGATATATTTTCTACATCAAATGAGCCAGTTGTCTGTGGAATTATGGTCAAAGGTGTTACAGTTGATGACTCTTCTGTAGGTTTTTCTGTCGTAGACATTCCAGGTATAATAGTTTCTTTATCACCTGAGCCAGTTGTCTGTGCAATTGTGGTCAAAGGCGTTTCAGTTGACAACTCTTGTGTAGATAATTTTGTCGTAGACATTCCAGATGTAGTAGTTTCTACATCACCTGAACTAGTTGTCTGTGCAATTGTGGTCAAAGGTGTTTCAGTTGACAACTCTTCTGAAGATTCTTCTGTCGTAGACATTCTAGATATAGTAGTTTCTATATGACCTGGGCCAGTTGCATGTGAAATTGTGGTCAATGCTGTTTCAGTTGACAACTCTTCTGATGATTCATCTGCTGTAGACATTTCAAATTTGGTAGTTTCTACATCTTCTGAGCCAGTTGTCTGTTTAATTGTTATTAGAGGTGTTTCAGTTGTAAACTCTTTTGTAGATTTTTCTGTCGTAGACACTCCAGATATAGTAGTTCCTACATCACCAAAGCCAGTTGTCTGTGGAATTGTGGTCAAAACAGTTTCAGTTGACAACACTTCTGTCATAGATATTCCAGATAGAGTAGTTTCTACATCACCTGAGCCATGTGTCGGTGGAATTGTGGTCAAATGTGTTTCAGTTGACAACTCTTCTGAAGATTCTTCTGTCGTAGACATTGTAGATATAGTAGTTTCTATATCACCTGGGCCAGTTGCATGTGAAATTGTGGTCAATGCTGTTTCAGTTGACAACTCTTCTGAGGATTCATCTGCTGTAGACATTCCAAATTTGGTAGTTTCTACATCTTCTGAGCCAGTTGTCTGTTTAATTGTTATTAGAGGTGTTTCAGTTGTAAACTCTTTTGTAGATTTTGCTGTCGTAGACACTCCAGATATAGTAGTTCCTACATTACCAAAGCCAGTTGTTTGTGGAATTGTGGTCAAAACTGTTTCAGTTGACAACCACTTCTGTCATAGATATATTTTCTACATCAAATGAGCCAGTTGTCTGTGGAATTATGGTCAAAGGTGTTACAGTTGATGACTCTTCTGTAGGTTTTCTGTCGTAGACATTCCaggtataatagttttttatcaCCTGAGCCAGTTGTCTGTGCAATTGTGGTCAAAGGCGTTTCAGTTGACAATCTTGTGTAGATATTTTTGTCGTAGACATTCCAGATGTAGTAGTTTCTACATCACCTGAACTAGTTGTCTGTGCAATTGTGGTCAAAGGTGTTTCAGTTGACAACTCTTCTGAAGATTCTTCTGTCGTAGACATTCTAGATATAGTAGTTTCTATATGACCTGGGCCAGTTGCATGTGAAATTGTGGTCAATGCTGTTTCAGTTGACAACTCTTCTGATGATTCATCTGCTGTAGACATTTCAAATTTGGTAGTTTCTACATCTTCTGAGCCAGTTGTCTGTTTAATTGTTATTAGAGGTGTTTCAGTTGTAAACTCTTTTGTAGATTTTTCTGTCGTAGACACTCCAGATATAGTAGTTCCTACATCACCAAAGCCAGTTGTCTGTGGAATTGTGGTCAAAACAGTTTCAGTTGACAACACTTCTGTCATAGATATTCCAGATAGAGTAGTTTCTACATCACCTGAGCCATGTGTCGGTGGAATTGTGGTCAAATGTGTTTCAGTTGACAACTCTTCTGAAGATATTTCTGTCGAAGACATCCCAGATATTGTAGTTTCTACATCGCCTGGGCCAGGTGTCTCTGGAATTCTGGTCAAAGGTGTTTGAGTTGACAGTTCTTCTGTTGTCTGTGGAATTGTTGTTAAAGGCGTTTCAGTTGACAACTCTTCTGAATATTCTTCTGTCGTAGACGTTCCAGATCTTGTAGTTTCTTTATCACCAGAGCCAGTTGTCTTTAGAATTGTGGTCAAAGGCGTTTCAGTTGACAACTCTTCTGAATATTTCTCTGTCGTAGACATTCCAGATCTTCTAGTTTCTTCATCACCAAAGCCAGTTGTCTGTGGAATTCTAGTCAAAGGTGTTTTAGTTGACAACTCCTCTGACGTAGACATTCCAGATATAGTAGTTTCTTTTGTAGATATTTCTGAAGTAGACATTCCAGGACTGGTCGTTTCCACATCACCAAAGCCATTTGTCTGTGCAATTGTTGTCAAAGGTGTTTCAGGTGACAACTCTTCTATCGTAGACATTCCAGATATTGTAGTTTCTTCTGTAGATATTTCTGTAGTAGACATTCCAGGACTGGTAGTTTTCACATCACCAAAGCCATTTGTCTGTGCAATTGTTGTCAAAGGTGTTTCAGCTGACAACTCTTCTGTCGTAGACATCCTAGATATAGTAGTTTCTATATCACCTGGGCCAGTTGCCTGTGGAATTGTGGTCAATGCTGTTTTAGTTGACAACTCTTCTGAGGATTCCTCTGCTGTAGACATTCCAAAGGTGGTAGTTTCTACATCTTTGGAGCCAGTTGTCTGTGGAATTGTTATTAGAGGTGTTTCATTTGTAAACTCTTTTGTAGATTTTTCTGTCGTAGACACTCCAGATGTAGTAGTTTCTACATCATCTGAGCCATGTGTCGGTGGAATTGTGGTCAAATGTGTTTCAGTTGACAACTCTTTTGAAGATATTTCTTTCGAAGACATCCCAGTAATTGTAGTTTCTACATCGCCTGGGCCAGTTGTCTGTGGAATTGTTGTTAAAAGTGTTTGAGTTGATAACTCTTCTGTAGTAAACATTCCAGATATAGTAGTTTCTACATCACCTGGGCCAGTTGTCTGTGGAATTCTGGTCAAAGGTGTTTCAGTTGACAACTCCTCTGACGTAGACATTTCAGATATAGTAGTTTCTTCTATAGATATTTCTGTAGTAGACATTCCAGGTCTTGCAGTTTCTACATCACTAAAGCCAGTTGTCTGTGCAATTCTGGTCAAAGTTGTTTGAGATGACAACTCTTCTGTCGTAGACATTCCAGATATAGTAGTTTCTACATCACCTGAGCCATTTGTCTGTGGAATTCTGGTCAAATGTGTTTCAGTTGATAATTCTTCTATCGTAGATATTCCAGATCTGGTAGTTTCTACATCACCTGAGCCAGTTGTCTGTGGAATTGTGGTCGAAGGTGTTTCAGTTGACAACTCTTCTTCAAATTCTTCTGTCGTAGACAGTCCAGACTTAGTAGTTTCTATATCACTTGTGCCTGTTGTCTGTGGAATTATTGTCAAAATTGCTTCAGTGGAAAATTCTTCTGTAAATTTCGCTGTCGTATATACTTTAGATTCAGTAGTTTCGTTATCTCTTGATAGTGTTGTCTGTGGAATTGTCGTTAGAGGTGTTTCAGTTGACAGCTCTTCTGTAAACTCCTCTGTCGTAGACATTCCAGATCTAGTAGTTTCAACATCACTTGAGCCAGTTTTCTGTGGAATTGTAGTCAAGGGTGCTTCAGTAGAAGACATTTCTGTAAATTTCTTTGTCGTAGAAATTCCAGAGCCAGTAGTTTTTGCATCAACTTGGTCAGTTGCCTGGGGAATTGTGGTGAGTGAGGTTATAGTTGACAGTTCCGTTGATTCCCTTGTTGTTTGTCCGGTAAATTTAAGTTCCGTTGTAGTTGCAGTGGGTGTTTTTACTGTAGAGTTGTAATTACAGCTATGTTCTTTACTTTCCGTCGACGGGTCACATTCTTTTTCCTGGCTGTCGCATGATTTCGATTTATCACAGGAATTTTCATTACCTTCTGATGAACTATGACAGTTCCGTGATGAATTGCATTCTGGTTCTTCTATTTCTGATGAGGAATCGCAACTTTTTGACATTATGCATTCGTGCGACTTACTTTCGGTTGAAATGTTACAACTAGTGGTGTCGCCGCAGATGCTTTCTTTGCTGTCTGGTTCCTTACTTTCGGATGATTCGCCACAACTTTTTGAAAGTTCACAGTCTTTGTCTTTACTTTCAGAAGAGGTGGCGCAACTTTCTGAAGATTTACACTCTGTTTCTTTGCTTCCTGTCGAAGTGTCGCAACTTTTTGACTCTGTACAAATTTGTGATTTGCTTGCTGATGACGAGttacattgttttgttttactgcAGTCTTTGTCTTCACTTTCCGAAGATGAGCTGCAACTTTCAGAATTTTTACAGTCCTTTTTTATACTCTCGGATAAATCGCAGCTACTGGACTCGCTGCAGTCTTTTTCTTGGCTATCTGGAGATATTTTGCAGTTTTCCGAACTTTCGCAGCCATTGTTGCATGCTGTGGAGTCTTGACAATCTGATGTAGTAATATTTGGGGTCAAAGTGGTTTGTAACGGTGTACTCAAAAGGTCTTCAGATTGTGTAGTGGACCTTTCGGTTATCCTCTCACTTTCAGTGCTTTGAGATACAAATGTAGCTGTAGTCTCACTACCTCCTTTAAGATCACCAAACTCATCATAACATTTATCTTCTTTAGGTTTCGGTGTTGTTGTACATTTTTCATGTATCTTAATTCGCGATTCATTGGTACAAGG is part of the Lucilia cuprina isolate Lc7/37 chromosome 3, ASM2204524v1, whole genome shotgun sequence genome and harbors:
- the LOC111674980 gene encoding putative GPI-anchored protein pfl2, with the translated sequence MMQRFLLLFSALVVVTTSLTYYGKPYIRIRQGDKPNQLIINIRHPCTNESRIKIHEKCTTTPKPKEDKCYDEFGDLKGGSETTATFVSQSTESERITERSTTQSEDLLSTPLQTTLTPNITTSDCQDSTACNNGCESSENCKISPDSQEKDCSESSSCDLSESIKKDCKNSESCSSSSESEDKDCSKTKQCNSSSASKSQICTESKSCDTSTGSKETECKSSESCATSSESKDKDCELSKSCGESSESKEPDSKESICGDTTSCNISTESKSHECIMSKSCDSSSEIEEPECNSSRNCHSSSEGNENSCDKSKSCDSQEKECDPSTESKEHSCNYNSTVKTPTATTTELKFTGQTTRESTELSTITSLTTIPQATDQVDAKTTGSGISTTKKFTEMSSTEAPLTTIPQKTGSSDVETTRSGMSTTEEFTEELSTETPLTTIPQTTLSRDNETTESKVYTTAKFTEEFSTEAILTIIPQTTGTSDIETTKSGLSTTEEFEEELSTETPSTTIPQTTGSGDVETTRSGISTIEELSTETHLTRIPQTNGSGDVETTISGMSTTEELSSQTTLTRIAQTTGFSDVETARPGMSTTEISIEETTISEMSTSEELSTETPLTRIPQTTGPGDVETTISGMFTTEELSTQTLLTTIPQTTGPGDVETTITGMSSKEISSKELSTETHLTTIPPTHGSDDVETTTSGVSTTEKSTKEFTNETPLITIPQTTGSKDVETTTFGMSTAEESSEELSTKTALTTIPQATGPGDIETTISRMSTTEELSAETPLTTIAQTNGFGDVKTTSPGMSTTEISTEETTISGMSTIEELSPETPLTTIAQTNGFGDVETTSPGMSTSEISTKETTISGMSTSEELSTKTPLTRIPQTTGFGDEETRRSGMSTTEKYSEELSTETPLTTILKTTGSGDKETTRSGTSTTEEYSEELSTETPLTTIPQTTEELSTQTPLTRIPETPGPGDVETTISGMSSTEISSEELSTETHLTTIPPTHGSGDVETTLSGISMTEVLSTETVLTTIPQTTGFGDVGTTISGVSTTEKSTKEFTTETPLITIKQTTGSEDVETTKFEMSTADESSEELSTETALTTISHATGPGHIETTISRMSTTEESSEELSTETPLTTIAQTTSSGDVETTTSGMSTTKISTQDFLTTIPQTTGFGNVGTTISGVSTTAKSTKEFTTETPLITIKQTTGSEDVETTKFGMSTADESSEELSTETALTTISHATGPGDIETTISTMSTTEESSEELSTETHLTTIPPTHGSGDVETTLSGISMTEVLSTETVLTTIPQTTGFGDVGTTISGVSTTEKSTKEFTTETPLITIKQTTGSEDVETTKFEMSTADESSEELSTETALTTISHATGPGHIETTISRMSTTEESSEELSTETPLTTIAQTTSSGDVETTTSGMSTTKLSTQELSTETPLTTIAQTTGSGDKETIIPGMSTTEKPTEESSTVTPLTIIPQTTGSFDVENISMTEVLSTETVLTTIPQTTGFGNVGTTISGVSTTAKSTKEFTTETPLITIKQTTGSEDVETTKFGMSTADESSEELSTETALTTISHATGPEHNYLGI